Sequence from the Panicum virgatum strain AP13 chromosome 5N, P.virgatum_v5, whole genome shotgun sequence genome:
GCCGGGCGTGGCGCGACCACTCCACGAGGCACGCGTCGATTCTTCGCATGGCTTGGATGTCTTCGGTTGCGATGCCCATGTCGAGGAGCTCGACCTCAAACTCCCCATTGGTGAGGTCGTCGACTGAAGTGTCTTCGTTGTTGTCTTCATGATTGTTATTTCCCGTGTTGGTTGGAATGATGGCGTTCGCTAGAGCACGGGCCTTCGCCGAAGCGGGAGGCTCCGTCGAAGCGCCCGCGTTGGTATTCTTCTTCGCTGCCATGTGGTGTCTCGGAACGAACCGCGGGTGGGCGCCAAAACTATTGGTGGAGGATATCCTTCAGAGCAAAGGAGTATCACAACAGCTCTAGAACTTGAGGGCGAAGCCTCCACACAGTCAGCGCGCAGACCAACAGCTCAAAACTCAAAGCAAGCGTAATAACTCCTTGTATTCAATGTCCCATCAACCAACAGTTACACTTGTATTTATAGCCGACGGTTCACCTACCCGTCGACTTAGAATCCCCGTAACACCCCCTAACTGCCCG
This genomic interval carries:
- the LOC120674689 gene encoding peroxidase 1-like yields the protein MAASIKLCLAVSCALVLATACHGLQVDYYGKTCPRAEALVRAEVKKAVRANPGVGAGLIRMLFHDCFVEISPLSDSSISSTNSFGAHPRFVPRHHMAAKKNTNAGASTEPPASAKARALANAIIPTNTGNNNHEDNNEDTSVDDLTNGEFEVELLDMGIATEDIQAMRRIDACLVEWSRHARQAATLADP